A portion of the Arcobacter arenosus genome contains these proteins:
- a CDS encoding ArnT family glycosyltransferase, whose product MNKILKFRYHNLIVLLFFSLFALLLPIGNVPLFDLDEGAFSEATREMLLNKNFLTIYLNGELRFDKPILIYWFQALSVSIFGLNEFALRIPSVIFSLLWLSAIYLFTNRYFNEKTALYTSIIFLSSLQINIITKAATADALLNMFIVLSMFSFYHYFKTKNINYLYYTFTFIGFGVLTKGPIAILVPLACTLIFLLIKKEFLFWIKSVFNIKGLLIFLVIALPWYILEYLDQGQLFIDGFFLKHNLSRFNSTFEGHSGTYFYFIPVLIFGLLPFSTLVIKTLTKIKTYLNNDINLFLFIWFIFVFIFFSFSNTKLPHYIIYGYTPLFILMGIVFNEYLKQENKKVFLVLFLPLLFFLTIFLFLPNLLQMIPIKDKFVNSIEDEIIEVLDIYFQVKLCILIILTLFIFKIKLIKLENKFLLISFIFVISVNYIIVPVVGKIQQEPIKNIALYAKENKLKINMYKMNNPSFNLYSQSLVKKGAPKKGEYILTKKIYLKDFNKYTTIKEEMGIVLIKY is encoded by the coding sequence TTGAATAAAATTTTGAAATTTAGATATCACAACTTAATAGTTCTTTTATTTTTTTCTTTATTTGCCCTACTTCTACCAATTGGAAATGTACCCTTATTTGATTTAGATGAAGGAGCTTTTAGTGAAGCTACTAGAGAGATGCTTTTAAATAAGAATTTCCTTACAATATATTTAAATGGAGAATTAAGATTTGATAAACCAATACTTATATATTGGTTTCAAGCCTTAAGTGTTTCAATTTTTGGTTTAAACGAATTTGCACTAAGAATACCAAGCGTAATATTCTCACTTTTATGGTTAAGTGCAATATATTTATTTACCAATAGATATTTTAATGAAAAAACTGCATTATACACAAGTATAATTTTTTTATCATCTCTTCAAATAAATATTATTACAAAAGCAGCAACTGCTGATGCATTATTAAATATGTTTATAGTTCTAAGCATGTTTAGTTTTTATCACTATTTTAAAACAAAAAATATCAACTATTTATATTATACCTTCACCTTTATAGGATTTGGAGTTTTAACAAAAGGTCCAATTGCAATATTAGTTCCCCTTGCTTGTACATTAATTTTTTTATTAATAAAAAAAGAATTTCTATTTTGGATAAAATCTGTATTTAACATAAAAGGTTTATTGATTTTTTTAGTTATTGCCTTACCTTGGTATATATTAGAGTATCTTGACCAAGGGCAACTTTTTATCGATGGATTTTTTCTAAAGCATAATCTTTCTAGATTTAACTCTACTTTTGAAGGACATTCAGGAACATATTTTTATTTTATTCCTGTATTAATTTTTGGATTATTACCATTTTCAACTTTAGTAATAAAAACACTTACAAAAATTAAAACTTATCTAAATAATGATATAAACCTATTTCTTTTTATCTGGTTTATTTTTGTTTTCATTTTCTTTTCATTTTCAAATACTAAACTTCCTCACTATATAATTTATGGATATACACCACTTTTTATTTTAATGGGAATTGTTTTTAATGAATATTTAAAACAAGAGAATAAGAAAGTTTTTTTAGTACTATTTTTACCACTTTTATTTTTTTTAACAATTTTTCTTTTTTTACCTAACCTATTACAAATGATTCCAATAAAAGATAAATTTGTTAATTCAATTGAAGATGAAATTATTGAAGTTTTAGATATATACTTTCAAGTTAAACTTTGCATACTAATAATTCTAACTCTTTTTATCTTCAAGATAAAACTTATAAAACTTGAAAATAAATTTTTGCTAATAAGTTTTATTTTTGTAATTTCTGTGAATTATATAATTGTACCAGTAGTAGGAAAAATTCAACAGGAACCTATCAAAAATATAGCTTTATATGCAAAAGAAAATAAACTAAAAATAAATATGTATAAAATGAATAATCCAAGTTTTAATCTCTATTCCCAAAGTTTAGTAAAAAAAGGTGCCCCTAAAAAAGGTGAATATATTTTAACTAAGAAAATTTACTTAAAAGATTTTAATAAATATACAACAATAAAAGAAGAAATGGGTATTGTACTGATTAAATATTAG
- a CDS encoding fused DSP-PTPase phosphatase/NAD kinase-like protein, producing the protein MQTLRFDLDDSYDRKVAWLYSMFFEDHNFTNYFRFNFHQVSNGIYRSSQPTMKKLEELKNEYGIKTVINLKSENRKSAYFLFEEEKCRELGLKLINVNIRSREMPTTKELLEYKRIMEEEMHNPTLIHCKAGADRTGIFCTLYQYFIEKRDILDTNQLRFLPFGHVKYSKAGRSDYYFEQFAKYQKENPNIDLITWSKEVADLKKMKEEFKVNFFASFLNEKILRRE; encoded by the coding sequence ATGCAAACTCTTAGATTTGATTTAGATGATAGTTATGATAGAAAAGTTGCATGGCTTTATTCAATGTTTTTTGAAGATCATAACTTTACAAACTACTTTAGGTTTAATTTTCATCAAGTTTCAAATGGAATTTATCGTTCAAGTCAACCTACTATGAAAAAACTAGAAGAATTGAAAAATGAGTATGGGATAAAAACTGTTATTAATCTAAAATCAGAAAACAGAAAAAGTGCATATTTTTTATTTGAAGAGGAAAAATGTAGAGAACTTGGACTAAAGCTTATAAATGTAAATATTCGTTCAAGGGAAATGCCTACAACTAAAGAACTTTTAGAATATAAAAGAATTATGGAAGAAGAGATGCACAATCCTACTTTAATTCATTGTAAAGCAGGTGCTGATAGAACAGGAATCTTTTGTACTTTATATCAGTACTTTATTGAAAAAAGAGATATTTTAGATACAAATCAATTAAGATTTTTACCTTTTGGGCATGTTAAGTATTCAAAGGCAGGTAGAAGTGATTATTATTTTGAACAATTTGCTAAATATCAAAAAGAAAACCCTAATATAGATCTAATTACTTGGTCAAAAGAAGTAGCAGATCTAAAAAAAATGAAAGAGGAGTTTAAGGTGAATTTCTTTGCAAGTTTTCTAAATGAAAAAATTTTAAGAAGAGAATAG